The following coding sequences are from one Fundulus heteroclitus isolate FHET01 unplaced genomic scaffold, MU-UCD_Fhet_4.1 scaffold_62, whole genome shotgun sequence window:
- the LOC118561357 gene encoding uncharacterized protein LOC118561357 produces the protein MRKQVDVRVKVPQVVEVDSGEESVLLPWRTTVTLPGDARVEWRDRGDRVVHVYENGSDHPEEQHQFYRTRTKMNEDMLRTGDLSLTLEHPTDRDTNIYTCIVSRGENILMKKQVHLKVKVHQVEVKQGAESVLLPFITTPGLPGGARVVWIDKDYRRVHVYENGSHQPGEQDQLYRNRTKMEADLLRTGDLSLTLMNPTMRDSGDYECDVWKDGEVLRRKKILLTVKARRVQVQNQPEDIRTRTSSTEMTPLNPVLSV, from the exons GTGGAGGTGGATTCAGGGGAGGAGTCTGTCCTGCTGCCCTGGAGAACCACAGTTACCCTGCCTGGAGATGCTAGAGTGGAGTGGAGGGACAGAGGAGACAGGGTGGTCCATGTGTATGAGAACGGTTCTGATCATCCAGAAGAACAGCACCAGTtctacagaaccagaaccaagatGAATGAAGACATGCTGAGAACTGGAGACCTCAGTCTGACTCTGGAACACCCCACAGATAGAGACACTAACATCTACACCTGCATCGTCTCCAGAGGGGAGAACATTCTGATGAAGAAACAAGTTCATCtcaaggtcaaag TCCATCAGGTGGAGGTGAAGCAGGGGGCGGAGTCTGTCCTGCTGCCGTTCATAACAACACCTGGGCTGCCAGGAGGAGCTAGAGTGGTGTGGATAGACAAAGACTACAGGAGGGTCCATGTGTATGAGAACGGTTCTCATCAGCCAGGAGAACAGGATCAGCtctacagaaacagaaccaagaTGGAGGCAGACCTGCTGAGAACTGGAGACCTCAGTCTGACTCTGATGAATCCCACAATGAGAGACAGTGGAGACTATGAATGTGATGTCTGGAAGGATGGAGAAGTactgagaaggaaaaaaattctTCTCACAGTCAAAG CACGGAGAGTTCAGGTCCAGAACCAACCAGAGgacatcaggaccagaaccagctccACTGAAATGACTCCTCTGAATCCTGTTCTATCAGTCTGA